In Lacibacter sp. H375, one DNA window encodes the following:
- a CDS encoding NADH-quinone oxidoreductase subunit J family protein has translation MTASQIIFYLISAFILSMGVLSVTTRKIFRSAIWLLFSLVGIAGLYFWMDVQFIAAVQIVVYVGGIVVLIIFSIFLTQQSGKEMPKAPLVRTIAGALAVLFGFAFTYLLIDQYGFVTIDQSFDNDVARIGKAMLNTEQGGYSLPFEVVSMLLLAAMVGCIVIALKTKPEEK, from the coding sequence ATGACTGCATCACAAATTATATTTTATCTCATCTCAGCTTTTATTCTGAGCATGGGTGTGCTATCAGTAACCACGAGAAAAATTTTCCGTTCGGCTATCTGGCTGCTGTTTTCATTAGTTGGAATAGCCGGTCTTTATTTCTGGATGGACGTGCAGTTTATTGCTGCAGTACAAATTGTAGTGTATGTAGGCGGTATTGTTGTACTCATTATCTTTTCCATTTTTCTAACGCAGCAATCGGGCAAGGAAATGCCTAAAGCACCATTGGTAAGAACTATCGCCGGTGCATTGGCCGTATTGTTTGGCTTTGCGTTTACTTATTTGTTAATTGATCAATATGGCTTTGTCACCATTGACCAGTCCTTTGATAATGATGTTGCACGCATTGGTAAAGCAATGTTGAATACAGAACAAGGTGGCTACTCCTTACCATTTGAAGTAGTGAGTATGTTATTACTGGCAGCCATGGTTGGTTGCATTGTTATTGCATTAAAAACAAAACCTGAAGAAAAATGA
- the nuoK gene encoding NADH-quinone oxidoreductase subunit NuoK, with protein MSEVPVTHILFVSTALFFIGMYGLFTRRNMITMLMAIELMLNSVNINFVAFNKYLYPDKLDGIFFTIFIITIAAAEAAVAIAIIINLYRSHNSIDVEDATELKY; from the coding sequence ATGAGCGAAGTTCCTGTAACACATATTTTATTTGTCAGCACGGCCCTGTTCTTTATTGGCATGTATGGTTTGTTTACAAGAAGAAACATGATCACCATGCTCATGGCCATTGAATTAATGCTGAACAGCGTCAACATCAACTTTGTAGCCTTCAATAAATATTTGTATCCCGATAAATTAGACGGCATCTTCTTTACCATCTTCATAATTACGATTGCAGCTGCAGAAGCAGCCGTAGCGATTGCCATCATCATCAATCTCTACCGCAGTCATAATTCAATTGATGTGGAAGACGCCACTGAACTGAAATACTAA